From one Streptomyces chromofuscus genomic stretch:
- a CDS encoding PucR family transcriptional regulator translates to MSEAPATPPTPPVPLSALLAREDLALRQIAGPSGPDVVIHGAHTSEMSDPYPYLLGGELLLTAGVHIPEAAGSDGGALRSSAAENLGDYFDDYVSRIVAAGGAALGFGLAPVHDTVPHALVAACEAYALPLLEVPPRTTFSGVARAVWQLMARARHAELRRVTEAQQSLAAAAARPDPVPSVLRQLAQRVGGRAVLYGADGAEVATAGRTPTDEVLGALAALAGVVRPATPAASTPAAAPSPTPSSATDTVGGTHLSAYALTVGQGFVLGVAAPRREPADHAIASVAAVLLSLLTGEHRSGTGAARSSALVRLLLGAEPEAVTPLLGAERWLVVRARPDAQAPDPVAASALGAALGSPLVDLAGDVVRVLLPADRAPAPQPGWTLGVSAPAGPREWPAADTQAARALARARATRTPVAHHGAGRPGLADLLPAAEAEAHAAALLAPVATNPALAETLRTWLSLHGSWDRTAVALAVHRNTVRQRIARCAALLGTDLDDPDVRMELWFALRRL, encoded by the coding sequence ATGTCCGAGGCTCCCGCCACCCCGCCGACCCCTCCGGTGCCGCTCTCCGCCCTGCTGGCCAGGGAGGACCTCGCCCTGCGTCAGATCGCCGGACCGTCCGGCCCGGACGTCGTGATTCACGGGGCGCACACCTCGGAGATGTCCGACCCGTACCCGTACCTGCTGGGCGGTGAGCTGCTGCTCACGGCCGGCGTGCACATCCCGGAGGCGGCGGGTTCGGACGGGGGCGCCCTCCGCTCGAGCGCGGCCGAGAACTTGGGGGACTACTTCGACGACTACGTCTCCCGGATCGTCGCGGCGGGCGGCGCGGCCCTCGGCTTCGGGCTGGCGCCGGTGCACGACACGGTGCCGCACGCGCTGGTCGCGGCGTGCGAGGCGTACGCCCTGCCGCTGCTGGAGGTCCCGCCCCGGACCACCTTCTCCGGCGTGGCCCGCGCGGTCTGGCAGCTGATGGCCCGGGCCCGGCACGCCGAACTCCGCCGCGTGACGGAGGCCCAGCAGAGCCTGGCCGCTGCCGCCGCCCGCCCCGACCCGGTGCCCTCGGTCCTGCGGCAGCTGGCCCAGCGGGTGGGCGGCCGCGCGGTGCTGTACGGGGCGGACGGCGCGGAGGTCGCCACGGCGGGCAGGACACCGACGGACGAGGTGCTAGGGGCGCTGGCGGCACTGGCCGGGGTGGTACGCCCCGCCACGCCCGCCGCCTCCACGCCCGCCGCCGCCCCGTCCCCCACCCCCTCCTCCGCCACCGACACCGTCGGCGGCACCCATCTGTCCGCCTACGCCCTCACCGTGGGCCAGGGCTTCGTGCTCGGTGTCGCCGCACCGCGCCGTGAGCCCGCCGACCACGCCATCGCCTCCGTCGCAGCCGTCCTGCTCTCGCTGCTCACCGGCGAGCACCGGAGCGGCACCGGCGCGGCCCGCTCCAGCGCGCTGGTGCGGCTGCTGCTGGGGGCCGAGCCCGAGGCCGTGACCCCGCTGCTCGGCGCGGAACGGTGGCTGGTGGTGCGCGCGCGGCCCGACGCCCAGGCCCCGGACCCGGTCGCCGCCTCGGCGCTCGGCGCGGCGCTGGGGTCGCCGCTGGTGGACCTCGCCGGGGACGTCGTACGCGTCCTGCTGCCCGCGGACCGCGCACCGGCCCCGCAACCCGGCTGGACCCTGGGGGTCAGCGCCCCCGCCGGCCCGCGGGAGTGGCCGGCGGCGGACACCCAGGCGGCCCGCGCGCTGGCCCGGGCCCGCGCCACCCGCACTCCCGTGGCCCACCACGGCGCCGGTCGCCCCGGCCTCGCCGACCTGCTCCCGGCGGCCGAGGCGGAGGCCCACGCCGCCGCCCTGCTCGCCCCCGTCGCCACGAACCCCGCCCTCGCCGAGACCCTGCGCACCTGGCTGTCCCTGCACGGCAGTTGGGACCGCACCGCCGTCGCCCTGGCCGTGCACCGCAACACCGTCCGCCAGCGCATCGCCCGGTGCGCGGCGCTCCTCGGCACCGACCTGGACGATCCGGACGTACGGATGGAGCTGTGGTTCGCGCTGCGGCGCCTGTGA
- a CDS encoding acyl-CoA thioesterase, which translates to MSQALQDLLDLLDLEQIEENIFRGRSRSAVVPRVFGGQVAAQALVAAGRTVPEDRPPHSLHAYFLRIGDPGAPIVYTVDRLRDGRSFTTRRVVAVQHGQPIFGMSVSFQTYEEGMDHQTPMPPAPDPATLPTSEERLSGYGHLPPQVVERFLEARAAVDLRYVDEPPYGRFGEPRAPHSQVWFRTNGKLADDPLQHIVLATYVSDMTLLDSVLLAHGRGGWAVGDVVGASLDHAMWFHRPFRADEWLLYDQESPSAYGGRGLGQARIYTQDGRLAITVIQEGVVRIPRTEAP; encoded by the coding sequence ATGAGTCAGGCACTACAGGATCTCCTCGACCTGCTCGACCTGGAGCAGATCGAGGAGAACATCTTCCGCGGCCGGTCCAGGTCCGCCGTCGTCCCGCGCGTCTTCGGCGGACAGGTCGCGGCCCAGGCGCTCGTCGCCGCCGGGCGCACGGTCCCCGAGGACCGGCCCCCGCACTCCCTGCACGCGTACTTCCTGCGCATCGGGGACCCCGGCGCGCCCATCGTCTACACGGTCGACCGCCTCCGCGACGGCCGCTCCTTCACCACCCGGCGGGTCGTCGCGGTCCAGCACGGCCAGCCGATCTTCGGCATGTCCGTCTCCTTCCAGACGTACGAGGAAGGGATGGACCACCAGACGCCGATGCCGCCCGCGCCCGACCCGGCGACATTGCCGACGTCCGAGGAACGGCTGAGCGGCTACGGCCATCTCCCCCCGCAGGTGGTCGAAAGGTTCCTGGAGGCACGGGCCGCCGTCGATCTGCGCTACGTCGACGAGCCTCCGTACGGCAGGTTCGGCGAGCCCCGCGCGCCGCACTCGCAGGTGTGGTTCCGCACCAACGGCAAACTCGCCGACGACCCCCTCCAGCACATCGTCCTCGCGACGTACGTCTCCGACATGACCCTGCTCGACTCGGTGCTCCTCGCGCACGGCCGGGGCGGCTGGGCCGTCGGTGACGTCGTCGGGGCCTCGCTGGACCACGCGATGTGGTTCCACCGCCCGTTCCGCGCCGACGAGTGGCTCCTGTACGACCAGGAGTCCCCTTCGGCGTACGGCGGACGCGGCCTCGGCCAGGCCCGCATCTACACGCAGGACGGGCGCCTGGCCATCACCGTGATCCAGGAGGGCGTCGTCCGCATCCCCCGGACCGAGGCGCCCTAG
- a CDS encoding thiamine pyrophosphate-binding protein, with protein MTHDHDLVLRPTPAQTEAALNPPAGRNGGDLVMETLAGLGATTVFGLPGQHALGMFDALRRSHLRYIGLRVENNAGFAADAYGRITGEAAPLLLSTGPGALTSLAALQEAAAASAPVLAISSQVPTAGLGGGRHGYLHELPDQAASFRGVVKSVHTVRTQSQIPSAVEAAWKSALTAPHGPVWVEIPQDVLLAETSIPVVTGGDAFPEELPPRPELTAVAADLLSKAARPAIIAGGGVVRADASKKLRQLAEALQAPVVTTPGGKGAFPWEHPLSLQSWIEDRHTTDFLEDADVLLVVGSGLGELSSNYHTFKPRGRVVQIEADLGKLESNHPALGIHADARLALQALLETVTERKDPSAPERVREVLARVAERIAAQELTLEQDVLASVRGALPADSPSFWDMTILAYWAWSAFDAKGPNTMHSAQGAGGLGYGFPAALGAAAADPTRPVLAVSGDGGALYSIAELATARQYDLNVTWLIVDDGGYGILREYMTDAFGQATATELTRPDYVALAESFGVPGVRTTPGTLEQDLAKALRSPGPSVVVLPAVLRMFAPTHLG; from the coding sequence GTGACGCACGACCACGACCTGGTACTCCGCCCGACGCCCGCCCAGACGGAGGCCGCCCTCAACCCTCCCGCCGGCCGCAACGGCGGAGACCTGGTCATGGAGACGCTGGCCGGGCTCGGCGCGACGACGGTCTTCGGCCTGCCCGGTCAGCACGCGCTCGGCATGTTCGACGCGCTGCGCCGCTCGCACCTGCGCTACATCGGTCTGCGGGTGGAGAACAACGCCGGCTTCGCGGCGGACGCGTACGGCCGGATCACCGGCGAGGCGGCGCCGCTGCTGCTGTCGACGGGCCCCGGGGCGCTGACCTCGCTGGCCGCGCTCCAGGAGGCGGCGGCGGCCTCGGCGCCCGTGCTGGCCATCAGCAGCCAGGTCCCGACGGCGGGCCTCGGCGGCGGCCGCCACGGCTACCTGCATGAACTCCCCGACCAGGCGGCCTCCTTCAGGGGTGTCGTCAAGTCCGTCCACACCGTGCGCACCCAGTCCCAGATCCCCTCCGCCGTCGAGGCGGCCTGGAAGTCGGCGCTGACCGCCCCGCACGGGCCGGTGTGGGTGGAGATCCCGCAGGACGTGCTGCTGGCCGAGACGTCGATCCCGGTGGTGACGGGCGGCGACGCCTTCCCCGAGGAACTGCCGCCGCGCCCCGAACTCACGGCTGTCGCGGCCGACCTGCTGTCGAAGGCGGCCCGCCCGGCGATCATCGCCGGCGGGGGAGTGGTCCGTGCGGACGCCTCGAAGAAGCTCCGTCAGCTGGCGGAGGCGCTCCAGGCGCCGGTCGTCACGACCCCCGGTGGCAAGGGCGCGTTCCCCTGGGAGCACCCACTGTCGCTCCAGTCGTGGATCGAGGACCGGCACACCACGGACTTCCTCGAGGACGCGGACGTACTCCTCGTCGTCGGCTCGGGGCTCGGCGAACTCTCTTCCAACTACCACACGTTCAAACCGCGCGGCCGGGTCGTCCAGATCGAGGCGGACCTCGGCAAGCTGGAGTCCAACCACCCGGCGCTGGGCATCCACGCCGATGCGCGGCTGGCGTTGCAGGCGCTGCTGGAGACGGTGACGGAACGCAAGGACCCGTCGGCGCCGGAGCGCGTACGCGAGGTCCTCGCGAGGGTCGCCGAGCGCATTGCCGCCCAGGAACTCACCCTGGAACAGGACGTGCTGGCGTCCGTCCGCGGGGCGCTCCCCGCCGACTCCCCGTCCTTCTGGGACATGACGATCCTGGCGTACTGGGCCTGGTCGGCCTTCGACGCCAAGGGCCCCAACACCATGCACTCCGCCCAGGGCGCGGGCGGCCTCGGCTACGGCTTCCCGGCGGCGCTGGGCGCGGCGGCCGCCGACCCGACCCGCCCGGTGCTGGCGGTGTCCGGGGACGGCGGCGCGCTGTACTCGATCGCCGAGCTGGCGACGGCCCGGCAGTACGACCTGAACGTCACCTGGCTGATCGTGGACGACGGCGGCTACGGCATCCTGCGCGAGTACATGACCGACGCCTTCGGCCAGGCCACGGCGACGGAGCTGACCCGCCCCGACTACGTGGCGCTGGCCGAGTCCTTCGGCGTCCCGGGAGTCCGGACGACCCCCGGGACGCTGGAGCAGGACCTGGCGAAGGCCCTGAGGTCACCGGGACCGTCGGTGGTCGTGCTCCCGGCGGTCCTGCGGATGTTCGCGCCTACGCATCTCGGCTAG
- a CDS encoding SACE_7040 family transcriptional regulator, whose product MATRTDAPTRREQILKEAARLFAERGFHGVGVDEIGAAVGISGPGLYRHFPGKDAMLAELLVGISGQLLTGGKRRVAEADGDPEGVLDSLIEGHIDFALDDRPLITLHDRELDRLRDSDRKLVRQLQRQYVELWVEVVRQVYPGLSEPTARSAVHSVFGLLNSTPHLGRPGSLPGRGATAELLHRMAKGAFAAAGE is encoded by the coding sequence ATGGCCACGAGAACCGACGCTCCCACCCGCCGCGAGCAGATCCTCAAGGAGGCCGCGCGACTGTTCGCCGAGCGCGGCTTCCACGGCGTCGGGGTGGACGAGATAGGCGCGGCGGTCGGGATCAGCGGTCCCGGCCTCTACCGCCACTTCCCGGGCAAGGACGCGATGCTCGCCGAGCTGCTGGTCGGCATCAGTGGCCAGCTCCTGACCGGCGGGAAGCGCCGGGTGGCGGAGGCGGACGGAGATCCCGAGGGGGTCCTCGACTCGCTCATCGAGGGCCATATCGACTTCGCGCTCGACGACCGCCCGCTCATCACCCTGCACGACCGCGAGCTGGACCGCCTCCGGGACAGCGACCGCAAGCTCGTGCGCCAGCTCCAGCGCCAGTACGTCGAACTGTGGGTGGAGGTGGTCCGCCAGGTCTACCCGGGGCTGTCCGAGCCGACGGCCCGCTCCGCCGTCCACTCGGTCTTCGGGCTGCTGAACTCGACGCCGCACCTGGGCCGCCCGGGCTCACTGCCGGGGCGGGGCGCCACGGCGGAGCTGCTGCACCGGATGGCGAAGGGGGCGTTCGCGGCGGCGGGGGAGTAG
- a CDS encoding acyl-CoA dehydrogenase family protein, translating to MRRTVFNEDHEAFRETLRAFIEAEVVPVYDEWFAAGQAPREFYYKLGELGIFGINVPEEYGGAGMDSHKFEAVLYEETARAGVQFGGSGVHVLLALPYIKMLATDEQKKRYLPTFVTGEEMWAIAMTEPGTGSDLAGMKTTAKLSEDGTHYVLNGAKTFITGGVHADRVIVCARTSAPREDDRRFGISLFAVDTKSEGYSVGRKLDKLGLRTSDTAELAFVDVKVPAEDLLGEENQGFSYLGHNLASERWGIAFGAYAQAKAAVRFAKQYVQERTVFGKPVAHFQNTKFELAACQAEVDAAEAVADRATEALDAGELTPAEAASAKLFCTEVAHRVIDRCLQLHGGYGYMNEYPIARLYADNRVNRIYGGTSEIMKSIIAKDMGL from the coding sequence GTGCGCCGTACGGTGTTCAACGAGGATCACGAGGCGTTCCGGGAGACCCTTCGGGCCTTCATCGAGGCCGAGGTCGTCCCGGTGTACGACGAGTGGTTCGCCGCCGGCCAGGCGCCGCGCGAGTTCTACTACAAGCTCGGCGAGCTGGGGATCTTCGGCATCAACGTGCCGGAGGAGTACGGCGGCGCCGGCATGGACAGCCACAAGTTCGAGGCCGTCCTCTACGAGGAGACGGCCCGTGCGGGCGTCCAGTTCGGCGGCTCCGGCGTGCACGTGCTGCTCGCCCTGCCCTACATCAAGATGCTGGCCACCGACGAGCAGAAGAAGCGGTACCTGCCGACGTTCGTCACCGGCGAGGAGATGTGGGCCATCGCGATGACCGAGCCGGGCACCGGCTCCGACCTCGCGGGCATGAAGACCACCGCCAAGCTCTCCGAGGACGGCACGCACTACGTCCTCAACGGCGCCAAGACCTTCATCACCGGCGGCGTGCACGCCGACCGGGTGATCGTCTGCGCCCGCACCTCGGCCCCGCGCGAGGACGACCGCCGCTTCGGCATCTCCCTGTTCGCCGTGGACACCAAGTCCGAGGGCTACTCCGTCGGCCGCAAGCTGGACAAGCTGGGCCTGCGCACGTCCGACACCGCCGAACTCGCGTTCGTCGACGTCAAGGTGCCCGCCGAGGACCTGCTCGGCGAGGAGAACCAGGGCTTCTCCTACCTCGGCCACAACCTGGCCTCCGAGCGCTGGGGCATCGCCTTCGGCGCCTACGCGCAGGCCAAGGCCGCCGTCCGGTTCGCCAAGCAGTACGTGCAGGAGCGCACCGTCTTCGGCAAGCCGGTCGCCCACTTCCAGAACACCAAGTTCGAGCTGGCCGCCTGCCAGGCCGAGGTGGACGCCGCCGAGGCCGTGGCCGACCGCGCGACCGAGGCACTGGACGCCGGTGAGCTGACGCCCGCCGAGGCCGCCTCCGCCAAGCTGTTCTGCACCGAGGTCGCGCACCGCGTCATCGACCGCTGCCTGCAGCTGCACGGCGGCTACGGCTACATGAACGAGTACCCGATCGCCCGCCTGTACGCGGACAACCGCGTGAACAGGATCTACGGCGGGACCAGCGAGATCATGAAGTCGATCATCGCCAAGGACATGGGCCTGTAA
- a CDS encoding phosphatase has protein sequence MPISGTPSRAELVEHLVKTRIAGDVATPRENNLSHYRQLSNGVRNFWLGLELGDRWTDEQDVLAVMAERVGVNDDPEYRHGQDTIDPELTVAALERLAARLRKAADSEQRVLFATGHPGGLLDVHRATAAALRAAGCEIVVIPEGLQTDEGYVMQFADVAVLEHGATLWHTHSGEPMKAILTTLEREGRPLPDLVVADHGWAGYAGQHGVDSVGYADCNDPALFIAEAEGTVQVTVPLDDHVVSPRHYDPMTAYLLSEAGLA, from the coding sequence ATGCCGATATCCGGGACACCCAGCCGCGCCGAGCTCGTCGAGCACCTCGTGAAGACCCGTATCGCGGGCGACGTCGCCACCCCGCGCGAGAACAACCTCTCCCACTACCGCCAACTGTCGAACGGTGTGCGCAACTTCTGGCTCGGTCTGGAGCTCGGCGACCGCTGGACCGACGAGCAGGACGTGCTCGCGGTGATGGCGGAGCGGGTCGGCGTGAACGACGATCCGGAGTACCGGCACGGCCAGGACACCATCGACCCCGAGCTGACGGTCGCCGCGCTGGAGCGCCTCGCCGCCCGGCTGCGCAAGGCGGCGGACAGCGAGCAGCGGGTGCTCTTCGCCACCGGCCACCCCGGCGGCCTGCTCGACGTGCACCGCGCCACGGCCGCCGCGCTGCGCGCCGCGGGCTGCGAGATCGTGGTGATCCCGGAGGGGCTGCAGACGGACGAGGGCTACGTCATGCAGTTCGCGGACGTGGCGGTGCTGGAGCACGGCGCGACCCTCTGGCACACCCACTCGGGCGAACCGATGAAGGCGATCCTCACCACCCTGGAGCGCGAGGGCCGCCCGCTGCCCGACCTGGTCGTCGCCGACCACGGCTGGGCGGGCTACGCGGGGCAGCACGGCGTCGACTCGGTCGGCTACGCCGACTGCAACGATCCGGCCCTGTTCATCGCGGAGGCCGAGGGGACCGTCCAGGTGACGGTCCCGCTCGACGACCACGTGGTCAGCCCCCGCCACTACGACCCGATGACGGCGTACCTGCTGTCGGAGGCCGGGCTGGCCTAG
- a CDS encoding CPBP family intramembrane glutamic endopeptidase, whose amino-acid sequence MSIVCAIAVLVAANLVNNRLARGPLTYVLTCVAATAVLLLIARRDGLTRADLGIDAAGLRRGLRWAPVLAGAVLVVCLLLLAVPAGREVFRDARATDLSAGQLLWNVLVRVPLGTVLLEETAFRGVLWAMLRRRWGTARATAGSSALFGLWHVLPSRGLNRSNAAVGTAFGSGSADAAATVAAAVVVTAVAGAFLCELRRRSGSLLAPAALHWAVNGFGYALAWAAPRWWLPG is encoded by the coding sequence ATGTCGATCGTCTGTGCCATCGCCGTCCTGGTCGCCGCGAACCTGGTCAACAACCGGCTCGCGCGCGGCCCGCTCACCTATGTCCTCACCTGCGTCGCCGCGACGGCCGTCCTGCTGCTGATCGCCCGCCGGGACGGGCTGACCCGGGCCGATCTGGGGATCGACGCGGCGGGCCTGCGCCGCGGACTGCGGTGGGCGCCCGTACTGGCCGGCGCCGTCCTGGTCGTCTGCCTGCTGCTGCTCGCCGTTCCGGCCGGCCGGGAGGTGTTCCGGGATGCCCGGGCCACGGATCTGTCCGCCGGGCAGCTGCTGTGGAACGTCCTGGTGCGCGTGCCGCTCGGCACCGTGCTGCTGGAGGAGACCGCCTTCCGGGGGGTGCTGTGGGCCATGCTCCGGCGCCGGTGGGGCACGGCCCGGGCGACGGCCGGCTCGTCCGCGCTCTTCGGCCTGTGGCACGTGCTGCCCTCCCGCGGCCTCAACCGGTCCAACGCCGCCGTGGGGACGGCGTTCGGGAGCGGCTCCGCGGACGCGGCGGCGACCGTCGCGGCGGCCGTCGTCGTCACGGCCGTCGCCGGCGCGTTCCTGTGTGAGCTGCGCCGCCGCTCCGGCAGCCTCCTGGCGCCCGCGGCCCTGCACTGGGCCGTCAACGGCTTCGGCTACGCGCTTGCCTGGGCGGCGCCCCGCTGGTGGCTCCCCGGCTGA
- the speB gene encoding agmatinase, producing MSSNETPTPRGPVDSSRVPRYAGPATFARLPRLDEVGTADVAVVGVPFDSGVSYRPGARFGGNAIREASRLLRPYNPAQDASPFALAQVADGGDIAVNPFNINEAVETVEAAADELLGTGARLMTLGGDHTIALPLLRSVAKKHGPVALLHFDAHLDTWDTYFGAEYTHGTPFRRAVEEGILDTSALSHVGTRGPLYGKQDLTDDEKMGFGIVTSADVYRRGADEVADQLRRRIGDRPLYISIDIDCLDPAHAPGTGTPEAGGMTSRELLEILRGLASCNLVSADVVEVAPAYDHAEITSVAASHTAYELTTIMSRQIAEARAK from the coding sequence ATGAGCAGCAACGAGACGCCCACCCCCCGCGGCCCCGTCGACTCGTCCCGCGTCCCGCGGTACGCCGGCCCCGCGACCTTCGCCCGGCTGCCCCGCCTCGACGAGGTGGGCACCGCCGACGTCGCCGTCGTGGGCGTGCCGTTCGACTCGGGCGTCTCGTACCGGCCGGGCGCCCGCTTCGGCGGCAACGCGATCCGCGAGGCGTCCCGGCTGCTGCGGCCGTACAACCCGGCGCAGGACGCCTCGCCGTTCGCCCTCGCCCAGGTGGCGGACGGCGGCGACATCGCCGTGAACCCGTTCAACATCAACGAGGCCGTGGAGACGGTCGAGGCGGCGGCCGACGAACTGCTCGGCACCGGCGCCCGCCTGATGACCCTCGGCGGCGACCACACCATCGCGCTGCCGCTGCTGCGCTCGGTGGCCAAGAAGCACGGCCCGGTCGCCCTGCTGCACTTCGACGCCCACCTCGACACCTGGGACACGTACTTCGGCGCCGAGTACACGCACGGCACGCCGTTCCGCCGCGCGGTGGAGGAGGGCATCCTCGACACCTCGGCGCTCTCCCACGTCGGCACGCGCGGCCCGCTGTACGGCAAGCAGGACCTGACCGACGACGAGAAGATGGGCTTCGGCATCGTCACCTCCGCGGACGTCTACCGCCGCGGCGCCGACGAGGTCGCCGACCAGCTGCGCCGGCGCATCGGCGACCGCCCGCTGTACATCTCCATCGACATCGACTGCCTCGACCCGGCGCACGCGCCCGGCACGGGCACCCCCGAGGCGGGCGGCATGACCTCCCGCGAGCTGCTGGAGATCCTGCGCGGCCTGGCCTCCTGCAACCTGGTGTCGGCCGACGTCGTCGAGGTGGCCCCCGCGTACGACCACGCGGAGATCACGTCGGTGGCGGCCTCCCACACGGCATACGAACTGACCACGATCATGTCCCGACAGATTGCCGAGGCACGGGCGAAGTGA
- a CDS encoding sodium:solute symporter, with amino-acid sequence MAVDYIVIVVYLAGMLAMGWWGMRRARSKSEFLVAGRRLGPAMYSGTMAAIVLGGASTIGGVGLGYQYGLSGAWMVFTIGLGLLALSVFFSARIARLKVYTVSEMLDLRYGGRAGVISGVVMWAYTLMLAVTSTIAYATIFDVLFDINRTLAIVLGGSIVVAYSTLGGMWSITLTDMVQFVVKTIGVLLLLLPIAVVKAGGFSEMKAQLPTEYFDPLGIGGETIFTYVLIYTFGMLIGQDIWQRVFTARSDSTAKWGGTVAGTYCLAYALAGAVIGTAAKVLYPNLASADDAFATIVKDELPVGVRGLVLAAALAAVMSTSSGALIACATVANNDIWSRLRGVVRPGGDEHDEVKGNRTFILVMGLAVIGTAIALNDVVEALTVAYNLLVGGLLVPILGGLLWKRGTAQGALAAVAVGGVAVIGLMATYGILANEPVYYGLLASLAAYLVVSLATPATDAAVLAAWRERLAGRAPEPVSERVPAPQ; translated from the coding sequence ATGGCCGTCGACTACATAGTGATCGTCGTCTATCTGGCCGGCATGCTGGCCATGGGCTGGTGGGGCATGCGCCGCGCCAGGTCCAAGAGCGAGTTCCTGGTCGCGGGCCGCCGCCTCGGCCCGGCCATGTACTCCGGCACCATGGCGGCGATCGTCCTCGGCGGCGCGTCCACCATCGGCGGCGTGGGCCTCGGCTACCAGTACGGCCTGTCCGGCGCCTGGATGGTCTTCACCATCGGCCTCGGCCTGCTGGCCCTGTCGGTCTTCTTCTCCGCCCGCATCGCCCGCCTGAAGGTCTACACCGTCTCCGAGATGCTGGACCTCCGCTACGGCGGCCGGGCGGGCGTCATCTCGGGCGTGGTCATGTGGGCGTACACCCTCATGCTCGCGGTGACGTCGACGATCGCGTACGCGACGATCTTCGACGTGCTGTTCGACATCAACCGCACCCTCGCGATCGTGCTCGGCGGCTCCATCGTCGTCGCGTACTCGACGCTGGGCGGCATGTGGTCGATCACGCTGACCGACATGGTGCAGTTCGTGGTCAAGACGATCGGCGTGCTGCTGCTCCTGCTGCCCATCGCCGTCGTCAAGGCGGGCGGCTTCAGCGAGATGAAGGCCCAGCTGCCGACCGAGTACTTCGACCCGCTGGGCATCGGCGGCGAGACGATCTTCACCTACGTGCTGATCTACACGTTCGGCATGCTGATCGGCCAGGACATCTGGCAGCGCGTGTTCACCGCCCGCAGCGACAGCACGGCGAAGTGGGGCGGCACGGTCGCCGGCACCTATTGCCTGGCCTACGCGCTGGCCGGTGCCGTCATCGGTACGGCGGCCAAGGTGCTCTACCCGAACCTGGCCAGCGCGGACGACGCCTTCGCCACCATCGTCAAGGACGAACTGCCGGTCGGCGTGCGGGGCCTGGTGCTGGCCGCCGCGCTCGCCGCCGTGATGTCCACCTCGTCCGGCGCGCTGATCGCCTGCGCGACCGTCGCCAACAACGACATCTGGTCGCGGCTGCGCGGCGTCGTACGGCCCGGCGGCGACGAGCACGACGAGGTCAAGGGCAACCGGACCTTCATCCTGGTCATGGGTCTCGCCGTGATCGGCACGGCGATCGCGCTCAACGACGTCGTCGAGGCGCTGACGGTGGCGTACAACCTGCTGGTCGGCGGGCTGCTGGTGCCGATCCTCGGCGGGCTGCTGTGGAAGCGCGGCACCGCGCAGGGCGCACTGGCCGCCGTCGCCGTCGGCGGCGTCGCGGTGATCGGACTCATGGCGACGTACGGCATCCTCGCCAACGAGCCCGTCTACTACGGCCTGCTGGCCTCGCTGGCCGCCTACCTGGTCGTCTCGCTGGCCACGCCCGCCACCGACGCCGCCGTCCTCGCCGCCTGGCGCGAACGCCTCGCCGGGCGGGCCCCCGAACCGGTGTCCGAGCGGGTCCCGGCTCCCCAGTAG
- a CDS encoding peptidase inhibitor family I36 protein: MKLRSWSVAAALALTALVLPAHGATAAEAAAPPACPDGSVCFWSGEGFGGDYWEWTARSGYRDMPPRLHDHVGSVVASTRACFINWSPVEKRDVFNGDWRSRYLGDFGGRIDGVGPGAC; this comes from the coding sequence ATGAAACTGCGTTCCTGGTCCGTCGCCGCCGCGCTCGCCCTGACCGCCCTCGTCCTGCCGGCCCACGGTGCCACCGCAGCCGAAGCCGCCGCCCCGCCCGCCTGCCCGGACGGGTCGGTGTGCTTCTGGAGCGGTGAGGGCTTCGGCGGCGACTACTGGGAGTGGACGGCACGCAGCGGCTACCGCGACATGCCGCCCCGCCTGCACGACCACGTCGGCTCGGTCGTCGCGAGCACCCGCGCCTGCTTCATCAACTGGAGCCCGGTCGAGAAGCGCGACGTCTTCAACGGCGACTGGCGCTCGCGCTACCTCGGCGACTTCGGCGGCCGCATCGACGGGGTCGGCCCGGGTGCCTGCTGA